The DNA region ATTACTGTATGCCCCCATAATTCATATATATATTTTATAGTAGCTTCTGCATATCCCATATTAAGCTCTCTTCCATCATACACGTGTTCTAAAGTTAAAGTATTATCTCTTGTAGACATATCTATTATTCTAATATAGGGAATCATGCCCATACCACAGGAACTGCACAAGGTATTTCTTATATTAATCCATCCTTTTTCATCAGGTACATCTTTTATAACATAGTTTTCATTTTCTTTTGCATACTCAAATAAATTCAGGTCATAGCATAATTCTTTTGTCAAATACCTTCTTATAAAGGATTCATCTCTTTCAAGCTTTCTAATCTCAAATATTTTTTCCTTACCATATTTTTCATGAAGATATTCAAACATTTTGAAACCTATAAAATAAGGATTTATAAAGCCTATACCCGGTGCAATAACATCATTATGACGCTTAAGAAATTCCAAATGTAGTTTATCGGGCAAATTCAAGCGCTTTAAAATATTGTAATGCCAATAACTGGCCCAACCTTCATTCATAATTTTAGTCTCAATTTGTGGTATAAAATAAGCGGTCTCTTTACGCACAACCTGAAGCAGGTTTTTTTCCCATTCACTAAGATTTCCATATCTTATAATAAAGTATAGTACATCGTCTTCAGGTTCAAGGGGTATTTTACTTATGTTAGGAGGCGTATCTTTTACATATGGTTCCAATATACTCTTATTTGTATTTTTGTTCACATATTCCTGCATAATCCTGCTTTTAAGTGCTTCATCACTTATTCTCTT from Clostridium pasteurianum BC1 includes:
- a CDS encoding SpoVR family protein, with translation MEYTVADLEAWNKKIEKIVNDIGLDYYEQEFETIGYKDMLGYEAYLGMPSRYPHWSFGKAYEKNSTTYKYNLSGLPYEMVINSDPCIAYLMKENTLLLQILTMAHVYGHNDFFKNNRLFAEGTRADYTVELFKTDADMVRGYINDPSIGYETAHAIKLQTSRVVGEKRISDEALKSRIMQEYVNKNTNKSILEPYVKDTPPNISKIPLEPEDDVLYFIIRYGNLSEWEKNLLQVVRKETAYFIPQIETKIMNEGWASYWHYNILKRLNLPDKLHLEFLKRHNDVIAPGIGFINPYFIGFKMFEYLHEKYGKEKIFEIRKLERDESFIRRYLTKELCYDLNLFEYAKENENYVIKDVPDEKGWINIRNTLCSSCGMGMIPYIRIIDMSTRDNTLTLEHVYDGRELNMGYAEATIKYIYELWGHTVILKTKMEDGELSLICESKDRVIKRMTQMKI